The Schistocerca nitens isolate TAMUIC-IGC-003100 chromosome 12, iqSchNite1.1, whole genome shotgun sequence genome has a window encoding:
- the LOC126214943 gene encoding uncharacterized protein LOC126214943 encodes MVYKCCVPRCRGNYGNGPKVMLFSFPKDANLRWKWLSAIHRDNFQPTEHTKVCELHFTESDICRHTECYDEVKGTKLSVKLSRPRLREGAVPSVLPGYPSYLSTPSTSSRESAEERRARLDNEHLLQAIKDGIVTKTEYDSRKLFSTFEAFLQCLERETIPSEWTIVRRSDCVLFLLLTVLPAPSVSVSVVVTNDLQLSAYRSNTEIRKIGSRKISHKPSNMNDLFTVLDKVKELVSAKENSLKIQCLLIQDILNDMCSSVDEEKQKQIQFLSEQVKLLCSCEENYRFNPHFSIFCCILHSISPHAYKFLRSSGNLILPHPRTLQKICSSYTNGPHNEQNEGAMLLYIKERFKSLQESDCTISLMMDEIHIKPYFDYKGGNIVGAAFDSDKAATTAYVFMVQSLLSSFKEVVHVLPVRNLAAEQLFLYVKKILCGLYDIGFKVICVVSDNNALNRKSMALFSSPAKLSIVYPHPANPTQPLFFIIDSVHILKCIRNNWVNQKDSQVLLKYPQFDGSSDDCQVLMASFEALRQFHKIEYNGLLKHSCGLSLKSLYPSSLEKQNVSLVLQVFSEYTAEAVSTVGEQKNLLHYQTTAEFIKIILTWWKIVNVKTVHKGVPLNDLFQCPLSLSNNDEKLVFLEKFLVWLDKWKDLGLKNNTLSKDTHIALTHTTYGLIEMARYCTKELGFTYFLPGKIQTDSLEARFSSYRSMAGSQYLLSVRQIFEVEAKMRMQNMLPLMLNSSTFGKLPVAEGFIFNCYDDTKETIQTDSEFMVDIMYLEEDFRQAETYLPILTYLAGYCVRSVLKKQQCEVCSKYLLLDKEMCLHGEQHLSLIKNLDRGGLLLPQPDVVNVVIYNYITVQKLISAPNEKKFLSSNSQRVLVQNVTINAVQKKSYFLTDFICSMVIRQMKY; translated from the exons atggtttataaatgttgtgtgccaaggtgtcgtgggaattacggaaatggaccgaaagtaatgttgttttcctttccgaaagatgcGAATCTGCGTTGGAAATGGCTTTCAGCAATTCatcgggacaatttccaacccactgagcacacgaag GTTTGTGAACTTCACTTCACCGAATCTGACATCTGCCGGCATACAGAATGTTATGATGAAGTGAAAGGCACAAAGCTTTCTGTCAAGCTTTCAAGACCGAGGCTTAGAGAGGGTGCTGTCCCATCAGTGTTACCAGGCTACCCAAGCTATTTGTCTACTCCATCCACCAGCTCTCGAGAAAGTGCAGAGGAAAGGAGAGCTAGATTGGACAATGAACATCTTCTACAAGCAATTAAAGACGGTATAGTAACCAAAACAGAGTATGATTCGAGGAAGTTATTTTCTACTTTTGAAGCATTTCTGCAGTGCCTAGAAAGAGAAACCATTCCCAGTGAATGGACCATTGTTAGGAGAAGTGACTGTGTCCTATTTCTATTGCTTACTGTATTGCCTGCTCCATCTGTGTCTGTATCTGTAGTAGTGACAAATGATTTGCAGTTGTCTGCCTATCGAAGTAACACTGAGATAAGAAAGATAGGCAGTAGAAAAATATCACACAAACCTTCAAATATGAATGATTTGTTTACAGTATTAGACAAAGTGAAAGAATTAGTCAGTGCaaaagaaaattcattaaaaatccaGTGCCTTCTTATACAGGACATTTTAAATGACATGTGCAGTTCTGtagatgaagaaaaacagaaacaaattcaaTTCTTAAGTGAGCAAGTTAAGTTGCTATGTAGCTGTGAGGAAAACTATAGGTTTAATCCTCACTTTTCTATATTTTGTTGTATCCTGCATTCTATCTCCCCTCATGCCTATAAATTTTTGAGGTCATCTGGCAATCTTATTCTTCCTCATCCAAGAACTTTACAGAAAATATGTTCCTCATATACTAATGGTcctcataatgaacaaaatgaaggtGCTATGCTCCTGTATATTAAGGAAAGATTTAAATCTTTGCAGGAAAGTGATTGTACCATTTCATTAATGATGGATGAAATTCATATTAAACCTTATTTTGATTACAAGGGAGGAAACATTGTGGGGGCAGCATTTGATAGTGACAAGGCTGCTACTACAGCATATGTCTTTATGGTACAAtcattgctgtcttcttttaaAGAAGTAGTGCATGTCCTTCCAGTGAGAAACCTTGCAGCTGAACAGTTATTTTTGTATGTGAAGAAAATATTATGTGGCCTTTATGACATTGGTTTCAAAGTTATTTGTGTAGTTAGTGACAACAATGCTTTAAATAGGAAATCTATGGCACTTTTTAGCTCACCTGCAAAACTCAGTATAGTTTACCCACATCCAGCTAATCCAACTCAGCCACTATTTTTTATAATTGATTCTGTCCACATCCTTAAGTGTATACGTAATAATTGGGTTAATCAAAAGGACTCTCAAGTTTTGCTCAAATATCCACAATTTGATGGAAGCAGTGATGATTGTCAGGTGTTAATGGCATCTTTTGAAGCATTGAGGCAGTTTCATAAGATTGAATATAATGGTCTACTTAAGCACTCTTGTGGTCTTTCTTTGAAGTCTCTTTATCCATCTTCACTTGAGAAACAGAATGTGAGCCTTGTTTTGCAGGTATTCAGTGAATATACAGCTGAAGCCGTTTCAACTGTAGGAGAACAGAAAAACTTGTTACATTACCAGACCACTgcagaatttattaaaattatacttacatggtggaaaattgtaaatgttaagacagttcaCAAAGGTGTTCCACTAAATGATCTCTTCCAGTGCCCTCTGTCTTTaagtaataatgatgaaaaattagtttttttggaAAAGTTTCTTGTGTGGCTTGATAAGTGGAAGGACTTAGGCCTGAAAAATAATACCCTTTCAAAAGATACACATATAGCTCTGACACACACAACCTATGGTTTGATTGAGATGGCAAGGTACTGTACTAAAGAGCTTGGTTTCACTTATTTTTTGCCTGGAAAAATTCAGACTGATTCTCTGGAAGCAAGGTTTAGCAGTTACCGATCAATGGCTGGCTCTCAGTATCTCTTATCTGTGAGACAGATTTTTGAAGTGGAAGCGAAGATGAGGATGCAGAACATGTTACCACTCATGTTGAATTCAAGTACTTTTGGTAAACTGCCTGTTGCAGAAGGGTTCATCTTTAATTGTTATGATGACACAAAAGAGACTATACAAACAGACTCTGAGTTTATGGTTGACATTATGTACTTGGAGGAAGATTTCAGGCAGGCAGAAACATACCTTCCAATATTAACATATTTAGCAGGGTATTGTGTTCGCAGTGTACTGAAGAAACAGCAGTGTGAGGTGTGCAGCAAATACCTTCTCTTAGACAAAGAAATGTGTCTGCATGGTGAACAACATCTTAGTTTAATCAAAAATTTGGACAGGGGTGGTCTGTTACTCCCTCAGCCTGATGTTGTGAAT